TCAGGAAAATGTAGGTCTTGTTTTTGACCTGGCAATTCATACAGCAAATTCAGCATAAAGATAACAGACATGCTCGCAAACGAAACCCAAAGCCGTTTATTCAGTATCACTGAACCCAGAAGAAAAAATAAACCACTGAATAAATAACGTTCGTGCATGCGTGTGGGCAGAAGGAAAAAAGCAATCATAATTAAAGTAGAAGCATGCCAGATGGCAATTCCATCATCTTCATTCTCAGTTGTTTTTCGACTGTTCTTCCAGAAAAAGAAAAGAAAAGCGGCATAGGCAATTGAAAAAAGAATCAAACCCCAGGTTTTATGTTGTAAAAATACACTCGGATTTCCTGAACCCAGGTCAAAAATCCCACGGGAAACATCACTTTTCCACATATCTGTCAACGACCACAGGTTAAAAGCCTGAATCGAACTATAAGGGTAGAGATTGGCCTGGCTGACATATTGGTTGATAAACCAAGGAACCATTTGATTGACAGGAACAAATAAAAGCGTCAGAAAAAATGTCACCAGGGCAGAAGAAAAAATCCCTCCCAAACCTTGCAACCAACGGCGACGCCAAAGTGTAATAAAGAGTACCAAAGGCATGAGTATCAAGCCCTGCGGTTTGACCAAGATATTCAGGGTTGTGACGAGAATCGCCCCACCTTCTTGTTTTTTCAATAAAAGCCACAAAGCTAAAAATTGTAAAAACAGCGTGATGGAGTCAACCTGCCCCCACATGGCTGACTCATAAATGACTGCAGGATGCAAAGCAAAAACAAGGGCTCCTGCCAAAGCCAGAGCAACAGGAACATAGCGCCTCAAAACCTGTACAAACAAAACCATACAACCTAGGTCAGCAATAATCGACGGCAGTTTAACCAATAAGGTAAAGAAACTTTTATTCCAATGCATAAAGCTGGGATCAAAAATCGCATAAAACTTGGCGACAAACCACAAAACCAAAATATACAGTGGGGGATAATCACACCAAACGCCATTGACAGGATCAACGCTTTTATAAAAGGATCTGAAATCATGCTTGGCAACATGCATGGCCCAGGCCTTAAAATTATTGATATCTGTGGGATGTCCATGCATGGTATTCGATAGAAATAATCGCACAACAAATGCAATTAATAAAATGGCGACAAATGCCCAGAATACCTGTTTAGACCAGGGCCATTTTTCTTCTTTAACGGTGAGCTCTTGTTCGTTGTTTACTGTATCTGTCATTCTTCTATTGTTCCGTATCCATTGCAAGTAAAGCCGCCCCTATAACACCAGCGGATGGGCCCAAATGAGCAAGAGTCACCATATCTGGAAAACGAAAAGGCATACTCATTATAGCGCCAATCTGCTGACGGACAGGAAATAAAAGATTCTTTTCACCTTGAGCAGAAATACCGCCTCCCAAAACCAGGTATTCAGGTGCGAGCGTATTTAGAATATTGGCAATACCAATCGCCAAATAATAAATAAATTCTGTATAAGTCTCATAGGCCACAGCATCCCCCTCCAATGCACGACGAAAGATTTCAGGGCCACGCACAGACAGATCGCCTCCGCGCAAGCGATACCCTTTCAGCATGCCGTTGCCAGAAACATAGGCTTCCAAACAGCCTCTTTGTCCGCAATTGCACATACGCCCTGCGGGCTCGACAATCATGTGCCCAAATCCAATTCCCAAACCATGGTGTCCACGCATCATTTCCCCATGCATCACCACACCACTGCCAAGTCCAGTTCCCAAGGTAAGTAAAACCATATTCCGGTGCGGATCTCTTTGCCCCAAACGGAATTCTCCCCAGGTCGCCACGTTGGCATCATTATCCACAACAACAGCAAGACCCAATCTTTCTTCCAATGTATACTTGAGCGAGCGCTTCTCCCATTCGGGCAAATTAGGTGTGCAGCCCAAAATCACGCCATCAGGAAAAGAAACCAAGCCTGGTGTCCCCACCCCCACAGGCATGACACCAAATTTA
The window above is part of the bacterium (Candidatus Blackallbacteria) CG13_big_fil_rev_8_21_14_2_50_49_14 genome. Proteins encoded here:
- a CDS encoding glucokinase, whose translation is MRGKGIALREAIGVDLGGTKLHFAVVAENGQIQYEKKIPTPVDSGGDAILKALSTEIQDIVDKFGVMPVGVGTPGLVSFPDGVILGCTPNLPEWEKRSLKYTLEERLGLAVVVDNDANVATWGEFRLGQRDPHRNMVLLTLGTGLGSGVVMHGEMMRGHHGLGIGFGHMIVEPAGRMCNCGQRGCLEAYVSGNGMLKGYRLRGGDLSVRGPEIFRRALEGDAVAYETYTEFIYYLAIGIANILNTLAPEYLVLGGGISAQGEKNLLFPVRQQIGAIMSMPFRFPDMVTLAHLGPSAGVIGAALLAMDTEQ